DNA from Mesorhizobium loti R88b:
AGGCGCATGTGCTGCTGACGGTGACGCCGAAGCTCGCCGACAAGGTGGTGCGGGCGCTGCAGGCGCTGCCGTCGGTCAGGACGCTGCATTCGGTCAGCGGCAATTTCGACATGATCGTCATCGTCGACGCGCCATCGATCCGCGACCTCGATGCGCTGCTCGACCGGATCGGCGCTCTGGACGGGGTCGAACGGACCTCGTCGTCGATCATCCTGTCGACCCGGATCGACCGCTGAGGGCCGGCTCTTACCGATTTGTAAAAACCCGGCAAGGCGTCCGTATTCTCGATCAGGCATAGTCGCCCATGACATGCTGGGTCCCCGGCGTCGAAAGCCCGTCGCGCAGGGAGTTTGTCATGCAGAGTCGTCGCCATTCCTCAACCTACTGGATCCGTGTCGCGATGCCCGCGGCGCTGCTGGCCATGGTCTGCTTGCTGCTGATCATGTCCCGGTACCCTACGGCTGTCGACGAGCGGTCTTACCTGTTCTGGATATGGTGATCTCCATGCAATGGAGAAGCCGGGCCGCGAGCGGCCCGGCCGCCGCGCCCTATTTGGCGGGCTGGATGCTCGACACCAGCGATTTGCCAGATGTCGTCGAATAGGTGACGACCACCTTCTCGCCGGCCTTCAGCGTCTCGACCTCGATACCTTCCGGCAGGTTCAGCGTCTTGCCGTCGGCGAGCGTGATGGCGTCGCCCTTGGCATCGACGCTGACGATGGTGCTGGTGACCGTCCTGGCGAAAGCCGCCGTCGATAGTGCGGTGGCCAGCACGGCCGCGGTGACAATGACGAGTTTCTGCATGATTTTCTCCTGATTTTGTCGTGGTGCCGGATTGTCCGACATCGATGTGGGCCGCAACGATGACAGTTGCCGGCCCGCCTCTCTCCGGATCGAGAGAAGATTGGGCGAAACTAGCAGGACGAGTTTTCAAGCGGCTTGCCGGGGCCTTACGGATGGGTAAGGCCGGTAATTTCCCGGCTAATCGATTGCCAGGGGAAAGCCCACCACCACCGCAAGCCCAGGCTGACAGTCCTCGAGAGCAATGGATGCCCCGTGCAGGTCGGCGATGGCCCTGACGAGGCTCAGCCCAAGGCCGCTGCCCGGCGTCGAACGGCTGTGATCCAGCCGGTACAGCCGCTGAAAGACTTTCTCGCGTTCATCCGCGGCAATGCCGGGACCATCGTCGGCAACGGTGACAAGGATGCGGTTCCCCTGGCGCGTCACCGATAATTTGATCGTCGTGCCGGGCGGACAATGGCGCAGCGCGTTCTCGACCAGATTGGCGAACATCTGCATCAACAGTTCACGATCGCCATGGATCCGCTCCGCTGTCTCGTTGCGCTGCGTGGGCGACAACGCCTTGCCATCGTCCTCGGCAACATCGGTGTAGATCTCGGCCATGGTCTGCAGGATCTCGCCGAGGTCGACATCGGTAAAGCGCGCCTTGCGGGCGCCGGCCTCGATCTGGGCGATGCGCAGCAAGGCGTCGAAAGTCTCGTTGATCTGATGGCCCTCGGCGCGCGCATCGGCGAGGTCGTCGGAAACATCGCGATCCTGCGCGGCCTTGTCGGCGGCGCCCTCCAGAATCATCTGCAGCCGGTTGAGCGGCGTCTTCAGATCATGCGCGATGTTGGCGCTGACCTGCTTCATGCCTTCGACCAGGCCCGACAATCGGTCGAGCGCCGCATTGATCTGGCTGGAGACGATGTCGATGTCGTCGCCCTTGCCGGTCAGCGGAATGCGGGTGTCGAGCCGGCCATGCGAGACATCGACCATGGTGGCCGCAATGCCGTCGAGCCGGCGCTGGACACGCGAGGCAAGCAGCGCGCCGCCGGTGACCGCCAGGCCGGTGATGATTAGGGTTGCCCAGCCGAAGCTCATCATCGCCACCGTTTCCAGTTCCTCCGTTTCGGAAAGGCTGAAGGCGACCGTCAGGGTGTTGCCGCCGACCGAACCGGAATAGGCCCTGAACTCCGTGTCCGGAGGGACGCCTGGCAACACGGCCTCGAACGCAGAAAACCCGTCGGGGAGCCCGGCGGCGGTGAAGTTGCCGGCCAGGTGATTGCCGGCCGGGTCGGTCAGCGAAAACAGCTGTTCTTTCTTCGGGTTTACTTTTGCGTGGCTTTCGATCGTGGCGACAAGGTCTTCAAGGTCGTTCGCGGAATAGGTGGCGGCGACGACCGAATAGGTCTCCTTGATGGTTTCGTCGAGCCGTTCGGCAAGATCTGCGCTCATCATCTGGTAGACGATGGCGCCCGACAGGATGAAGGCCAGCATGAACAGGAAGCCGAATGTCAGCGCGAGCCGGAACGGCGTGCTGCGCAGCAGGCGAGCCCAGGTTCCGGTCATGATGGAAGCGGTGCGTGCAGGCTGTAGCCGGTGTTGCGTATGGTGTGGATGAGCTGGGTCTCGAACGGCTTGTCGACCTTGGCGCGCAGCCGGCTGATATGGGTCTCGACGACGCTGGTCCGGGGGTCGAAGTGAAAATCCCAGACGCGTTCCAGCAGCATGGTGCGGGTGATGACGCGGCCTTCGCCGCGCATCAGCACTTCCAGAAGGCTGAATTCGCGTGGCTGCAGGTCGATCACCTGGTCCTGCCTGACAACGCGCCGCATGATCAGGTCCATTTCGAGGTCGGCGACCCGTAGCGTGGTCTTCTGCTCCTGCGCCGCCGGCCTGCGGCCAAGCGCGTTGATGCGGGCGAGAAGCTCTGAAAAGGCGAAGGGCTTTACAAGGTAATCGTCGCCGCCGGCCTCCAGGCCTTCAACGCGATCGTCGACGCCGCCGATGGATGTCAGGAAGATCGCCGGCGTCCGGACTCCGGCGGCGCGCACTGCCTTGACCATCGACAGGCCGTCGAGGCCGGGGATCATGCGGTCGGCGACGATCACGTCGTAGTTGCCCCGGGTCGCGGCGAAAAGCCCGTCGTGCCCGTTGCGCAGGAGGTCGCAGACATGGCCGGCCTCGGTCAGCCCCTTGACGATATAATCCGCCGTCCTGTGGTCGTCCTCGACGAGAAGAAGTCGCATCGCTGTTCCGGTTGATTTTGCCGATACTGGAGACAGGCTATCACCGGCGCGGGCTTGTTCCTAGGATGGGCGCGGGGTTGGCCGGTTTTGCCTCCCGTAGCGGAGTTCAGTCCGATTCGAGCAGGATTTCGTCCAGTTCGTCGGCGTTCTTCCGCATCGTCATGTAGAGAACAAGCGCAACGATGCAGCCAAGGAAGATCAGGCTGGTGAAGGTGGTGCCGAAGCCGAGGCCGCCATATTCAGCCGGCTGCGACAAGAGATCGCCGAAAGAGGCACCAAGCGGCCGCGTCAGGATATAGGCGAGCCAGAAGGCCAGGATGGCGTCCAGATGAATGAGGTAATAGGCAAGCGCGATCAGCACGATGGCCCCGCCGAACATGAGGCCTGAGGCGAGATAACCCATGTCCAGGCTTTCGGCGACGAGATCGCCGGCGGCGGTGCCGAGCGAGAAGGTGAACAGGATCGCCAGCCAGTAGAAGATCTCGCGGCGGGTGGTGAAGATGGTGTGGATCGACAGCGTCCGCTCGCTCGCGTACCAGACCGCGAAAGTCGCCACGAGTGCTACCGAGAAAGCGATTGTCGTGGTCTGCAGGCGCACGCCGAAATTGTCGACGAGGTTGTCGGTGATCAGCGTGCCGACGACGCTGATCAGCACCACCGCCGTCCAGTAGGCCCAAGGTACGTAGCGTTTTTGCGCGAATTGCAGGACAAGGGCGACGATCAGCACCCCGGTCATGATCAGCGAGGTCAAGGTCAACCCAAGCCCGAGGTTGACGGCGAGATAGTCGGCCGCCGTCTCGCCCATGGTCACCGCCATCAGCTTGATCAGCCAGAAATCGAGGGTGACATCCGGAACCCTGTTGTGGCTGGGAGCGGCGTGGGAATGGGGCGCGAGCATGGCTGGGATCCTCGATTGCTGCGGCGGGCTACTTGCCCATGACCTTCATCGCCTGGGCGAAGAAGTCGTCGGCGCGCTTGTCGTCGTCGGCATTGCAGCGTTCGATGCCCTTGGTCTCCAGCTCCGAAACCTTCGTCTTGTCGGCAGCGCTGAGCGTGGCCGTGGCCTCCGCCGCGCGGAGGCTTTTCAGCGTTTGCTCGCAAGGCACCGTGGCCGCATGAACAGAGGGTATGGAGGCGGAGGCGGCGAGGGTTACGGCTGCGAGGGCGGGTGCAAATCGTCTCATTGAAAAATTCCCTATCTGACGCCGGTGATCCGGCAATTGAAGCCGGCCCCTAAATGGCGGACCGGCATTCGAACGATAGGCGAGCGACTTCACTGCAGCCTGTCTTGCGGCATACAAATTCGTAAGGATGGACGCGGTTGGCGCAAAAGGTCTTTACGAACGTGCCGCGCTGCGCTGATAGAGGGTGGTCGCCTTGTATCCGCCATCAATGGCGCGCCCCAGTGCCGAACTCGCGAAGAGTGCCCCAGGAAACACGAATGACCTACGCGTCCCTCAAGCCGGTTTCACACGCTTTCGTGCAGCGCAAGCGGCTGATCTTCGTGCGAGTGGCGGCAGTGCTCGCGGTGCTGCTTCTGTTTCTCACCAAGCCGGCGCTCAGCGAGGGTTCGAACGGGCACGAAATGCTGGAATTCTTCGGCTTCTGCCTGGTGCTCGCCTGCGTTGCCGGCCGGCTGTGGAGCATTCTCTATGTCGGCGGCAAGAAGAACGAGGAACTGGTTTCGTCGGGACCGTTCTCGATGAGCCAGAACCCGCTCTATTTCTTCTCGACGGTCGGCGCGGTCGGCATCGGTTTGCTCTACGGCTCGGTGCTGGCGGCTTTGGCGCTAGGCCTCGCCAGCTTCCTGATCTTCCGCGTCACCGCGCGCAAGGAGGCCGCATACCTGCTTGGCAAGTTCGGCCCGGCCTATCTGGCCTACACCAAGAGAACGCCGCGTTTTTGGCCAAATCCGCTGATCTACAGTGACGGTGACCAGATGGAGTTCTCGACACGCGCGCTCAAGCGTACTTTTTTTGACGGGCTCTATTTCCTCGCCATCTTCCCGGCCATCGAGCTGGTCGAGTATTTCCGCGAGGCCGGCCTGCTGTTTCCGGCCTTCGTCACGATCTACTGATCGTTAAGGCCTGCTGCCGCTAAATCATGACGTTGCCGGAGGCCCGGCTGGTCTTGGTTTGAACGGAGATGATCCCATGCCAGCTTCGCTGCTGACCAGCCGGGCCAGCCTGACAGTCTTCACTAGCGAAGACGCAGCCGTCTGGGCAAGCCTTACGGCGGCGGTGCCGGCCGAGATCGGCGATCGCCTGGCGGCGCTGCGGAGGATCGCCGGGGTCGCCGGCGTGGCGCAATACAGCGACGGCCGACCGGAGGCGATCGTGGTCGGCCAGCGCCGCCCGGCGGCGGCGATGATGCGCATCGCTCTGTTCTGGTCCGCCACCAGCTTCGTCGCGACCGACGGTCCGCGCCTGCTGGAGACGCTGGAGAAGGAGGCGCATGGGCAAGATGTGCTGTGCCTGCGCGCGGATGAGGCGACGGTGCTGGGCATTGGCGGCCAGTGGGAGCGCCGGGACGGCTTCCTGCAACGCTGGATCGGCATCGAACCGTCCCGCCGGCAGGAGCTGATACCACCCTCCTGGCCGCAGACGGCTGGCTTCACCTGCGGGCCGTCGGCGCTCGCCATGGCCATGGCCGGTCTCGATCCGGCCTTGCTGCCGGACCGGGCGCTGGAAGTCGAACTCTGGCGCGAGGCCACCACCATCATCGGCCCGAGCGGTCCGGGCGGCTGCGACCCCTACGGCCTGGCGCTGGCGGCGCACCGGCGTGGGCTGCGCGTCGAAGTGTTCATAAGCAGTGCCGAGCCGATCTTTCTCGACCGTGCCGCCTCGGAGGAAAGGCGCGGCCTGATGAGCTTCGTTCAGACCGGGTTCAAGCGCGACGTCGAAGCCGCATCGGTGCCGATCGAGCCCCGAGCCTTTGCCGTCGAAGAGATCGCCCAGGCGCTCGATGGCGGCTTGCTGGCGCTGGTGCTGATCGATCAGGCGCCGATGATGGGCTACACCTGCCCGCACTGGGTGCTCGTCCACAGTCATGGCGGCGGCATCTATTTCCTCAACGACCCCTGGATCGAGCCCGACCGGCTGGAACAGAAGACTGATGTCGTCGATCTCCCGATAATGGCGGCGGAACTGGACCGGATGGCCTGGTACGGCAACCCGGCCTACCGCGCCGCGGTGCTGGTTGGACCGGGCTCAACGACGCGGAAGCGCTAGGCTCCCAGCGGATAAGGCATGTAGCCGACGAAGCCAGCGATCTTCCAGCTGCCTTCGACCTTCCGGCAGAAATACAGCGTCTGCCATTTCAGCCGATCGACACTGCCGTCGGCCTTGGCAATGCTCCCGTCGAACTTCTTGTGCAGCACGGCGCGGTCGCCGTCGACGTCGATGTCGCGCAGATTGGTGACGCGAAAAATTGCTTCGCGCAGCGGCTCGGCAAATTCTGTCGCCGCCGTTTCCTTGGCCTGGCGCAGCCACTCGTCGCGATAGATCTCCAGGCGTGGGAATTGCAGCCGCCAGGCGTCGGCATTGGGCAGGAAATGCGCATGCATGCCGAAGAAGCTTTCGGCGATGAAATCATTCTCCACAACAGACCAGTCCTGGCCGATGAAAGCGTCGATGTCGCGCCGCACCAGCATCTCCCACAGCGCGTGGCGGTCGGCATCGCCTGATGGAAACGGGTTCTTGTCGAAGGTCATTCTCGGTTTCTCCGGTCTCACAAAAGCGCCTGTCCGTCCCGGCCGCAAGGCCGTCCGGCAAGCGCGCACGATGCAAGCGCTCTTGTAATAAAGCAACACGGATTCCGAAGAATGTTGCTTTCCAACAAGGGCCCTATCGGGATCGCGGCTATCGCGGTAAATCTTGGCTGAAGTGGGCGCCGCCACAGCGCCTGGCCATGTCATCACAGGAGATCATCCCTTGCCCAAGCAGACCTTTGGAACGTCGCATGTGCCGCTGTCGCCCGCCGTGCGCGCCGGCGACTTCGTCTATATCTCTGGCCAGGTTCCGGTCAGCGACGGCATCGTGGTCAAGGGCGGCATCACGGAACAGACCGAGCAGGTGCTTGCCAATGTAAAGGCGGCGCTTGCATTGGCCGGCTGCACCCTGGACGATGTGGTGAAGACCACCGTCTGGCTGGAGGACGCACGCGATTTCGGCGCCTTCAACGCCGTCTATGCCAGGCATTTTCCGAAGAATCCGCCGGCCCGCACGACGGTTGAATCGCGGCTGATGATCGACATCAAGATCGAGGTCGAGGCGGTCGCCTACAAGCCGGTCTAAGAGACACAGCAAAGCGGAGGTTCCCCCCATGCAATTCGACCTCCTGTTGAAGGGCGGCCGGCTGATCGATCCGGCGTCCGGCATCGATGCGCCGCGCGATGTTGCCATTGCCAATGGCCGTGTCGCCGCGGTCGAGGCCGACCTCCCGGCGGAGCGCGCCAATCAGGTGGTCGACACGACAGGCTGCATCGTCGCGCCTGGCCTGGTCGACCTGCACAGCCACGTCTACTGGGGCGGCACCTCGCTCGGTGTCGATGCCGACCGGCTCGCCGCCAAAAGCGGCACCACCACCTTCATCGATGCGGGCAGTGCGGGCGCCGGCAATTTCCTCGGCTTCCGCCGCCATGTCATGGAGCGCTCGAAAGTGCGCATCCTGGCCTATGTCAACATTTCCTTTGCCGGCATTTTCGGCTTCTCGCAGACGGTTTCGGTCGGTGAATGCAGCGATCTCAATCTGTGCGAACCGCGCGAGGTGGTTGCCGCCGCGCGCGAGCACGCCGATGTCGTCGTCGGCGTGAAAGTCCGCTCCGGCAAGCATGCCGGCGGCACCAGCGGCATCGCGCCGGTGGATCTGGCGCTGGAGGCCGCCGACCAGGCAGGCCTGCCGCTGATGGCGCATATCGACGAGCCGCCGCCCGGCCGCTCGGAAGTGCTGCCGCGCCTGCGCAAGGGCGATATTCTTACGCACTGCTTCCGGCCATTTCCCAACGCGCCGGTGTTTGCCTCCGGCGCGGTGCGGCCCGACATGCGGCTGGCGCGCGAGCGTGGCGTCATCTTCGACCTCGGCCACGGCATGGGCTCGTTCGATTTCGAGGTGGCGCGTGCGATGCTGGCCGAGGGCCTGATGCCGGACGTGATCTCGAGCGACGTGCATCTCTACTGCGTCGACGGGCCGGCCTTCGACATTCTGGTCTGCATGTCGAAGCTGATGGCGCTCGGCATGCCGCTGGTCGAGGTTTTGCGCGCGGCAACGCAAGCGCCGGCACAGGCGATCGCGCGGCCGGACCTCGGCACGCTGGCGGTCGGCACCGTCGGCGACGTCGCGGTGCTTCGCCAGCGCTCTGGCCGCTTCACCTTCGTCGATGCGGTCGGTGCTTCGCTGGTCGCCGACCAGCGACTGGTCTCGGAAGGGATTGTTGTTGGCGGGACCTGGTGGCCGAACGAGGCGGTCAATGATGTCAGCGAGACGGAGCATTTCGAGGCGCATGCCAACCACACGCATGTCGAGGTGGCGGCACGGCATTTCGGGCATCGTCACGATTAGCTGATCTCGGCCGGCAGGGTCGTGCCTGTCTTGCGGCGGATGCGCGTTGGCGAAGGGCTTCCCCCACTCCGTCGCTGCTTCGCAGCGCCACCTCTCCCCCCTCCGGAGGGAGAGGAAGGGTGCCAAGGTTGGCGAACTCGCGCCTTTCCTCTCCCCCGTCGATCGGGGGAGAGGTGTCGAGCGAAGCTCGACGGAGTGGGGGTCGAACCTTACCCGGCGTTGCTCGGCTTCCCATAAACCGGCGTCGCAATCCCCTCCATCCGCGCCTTGATCTGCAGCGCCACATATTTCGAATAAAACCGCGACAGCGCCAGATTGCCGCCGTGAAACCATAGCGCTTCCTGCGCCGTCGGCTTCCACATGTTGCGCAGCTCGCCTTGCCAGGGGCCGGGGTCGCCCTTGACGCCGGAGCCAAGGCCCCAGCACGGCCCGACCTTGTCGGCGACCTCGCGCGAGACGAGCGCGGCGACCTTCTCGTTCATCGACTGGTAGCCGGTGCAGGCGATGATGGCGTCGGCTTCGAGCTCGGTGCCGTCCTCGAACAGGATGCCTTTCGCCGTCAGAGACTTGATGGCGACGCCGCTGCGGATGCCGATCTTGCCGTCGATGATCAGATCCGAGGCGCCGACATCGATGTAATAGCCGGAGCCGGTGCGGTAGGCCTTCATCAGCAGGCCGGTCTCGTCGTCGCCGAAGTCGATGGCAAAGCCCGAGGCGCGCAAGCGATCGTAGAAGGCCGCGTCGCGCGCCTTGATCACCTCGTAGAGCGCGCGCTGACCCTTGGGCACCAGCGCGAACGGCGTCGAGGCGACGATCATGTCGGCCTTTTCGGTGGTAATGCCGCGCGCCAGCGCACTTTCCGAGAAGATCTCGAAGCCGACTTCCATCAGCGTGCTGGACTTGACCACGGTGGTCGGCGAGCGCTGGATCATGGTGACGTCGGCGCCGCTTTCCCAGAGATCGACGCAGACATCATGCCCCGAACTTGCCGCGCCGATGACGGCAACCTTCTTGCCACGGAATTTGTCGCCGCTCGAATACTGGCTGGAATGCAGCAGCTCGCCCTTGAACTGGTCCGCGCCCGCCAGGTCGATCTTTCGCGGCGGGCCATAGGCGCCGGTGGCGAAGACGATGTGCTTGGGTTTCAGCGTGATCTGCCGGCCGACGCGGTCGACCACCACGGTCCACTCTTTCGCGGTCTCGTCATAGGAGGCGCTGAGGCACTTGGTGGCGACCCAGTAGTTGAGCTCCATGACGCGTGTGTACATTTCCAGCCAGTCGCCCATCTTGTCCTTGGGCGTGAAGACAGGCCAGTTTTCCGGGAACGGAATGTAGGGCAGATGGTCGTACCAGACCGGATCGTGCAGCACGAGCGTGCGGTAGCGGTTGCGCCAGGAATCGCCCGGGCGCGCGTTCTTCTCGATGACGATGGTCGGCACGCCGAGCTGCCTCAGACGTGCGCCCAGCATGATGCCGCCCTGGCCGCCGCCGATGACCAGGCAATAGGGTTGTTCCGAGGCGCCGAGTTCACGCGTCTCGCGTGCCCGTGCCTCCGACCAGGTCTCGCGCTCTGGGTCCGCCTTGTGGCGCACGCCGAGCGGCCGCTCCGCGCCCTTGCGCTCCTCGAACCCCTTGAGGTCGGTCATCGCCGTGAATAGGGTCCGGCAACGGCCGTCGCGCAGGCGCAGGCTGCCCTGGCCCGAGGCGACTGCCGTTTCGAATGTGAACCAGGCTTCAACAGTGCCTTCGTCCGCGGTCGCCTCGCCGGTGAGACGCCATGCCGTTGGCTTGGTGGTGGCCAGCGTGGACGTGAGCATGCCGGCGATGGTGTCGCGGCCTTCCATGGTGGTGACGTTCCAGGTGAAGGTCAGAAGGTCGCGCCAGTAGCAGTCGTCGACGAACAGGTTGCTCGCGGCTTGTATGTCGCCGGCTTCTAGCGCTTGCGCAAGGGAGTCGAGCCATACGGCGGCCTGTTTCGTTGGTGCGATCTCGAGCATTCTTTCCCTCTTTGCTGCGGTGCCCAATCTGTATTGGGACGATAATTGTCGAAGCCGGCGCCGCCCCTCATCCGCCTGCCGGCACCTTCTCCCCGTGAACGGGGAGAAGGAAAGAACTAGTCCCCGAGCGGCTCCATCTCCTTGCCGGTGCGGTGGATCTGGGCGTTGTATTTGATGCGTCGGACCGTCTCGCGGGCGGAGCCGTCGAGCTTGTAGGCGG
Protein-coding regions in this window:
- a CDS encoding Lrp/AsnC family transcriptional regulator gives rise to the protein MLSEAELALLSLLRANARASTAELARQLGVSRTTVQSRIERLEQRGIISGYGVKLSADYEQGLVKAHVLLTVTPKLADKVVRALQALPSVRTLHSVSGNFDMIVIVDAPSIRDLDALLDRIGALDGVERTSSSIILSTRIDR
- a CDS encoding DUF1344 domain-containing protein — encoded protein: MQKLVIVTAAVLATALSTAAFARTVTSTIVSVDAKGDAITLADGKTLNLPEGIEVETLKAGEKVVVTYSTTSGKSLVSSIQPAK
- a CDS encoding sensor histidine kinase; this encodes MTGTWARLLRSTPFRLALTFGFLFMLAFILSGAIVYQMMSADLAERLDETIKETYSVVAATYSANDLEDLVATIESHAKVNPKKEQLFSLTDPAGNHLAGNFTAAGLPDGFSAFEAVLPGVPPDTEFRAYSGSVGGNTLTVAFSLSETEELETVAMMSFGWATLIITGLAVTGGALLASRVQRRLDGIAATMVDVSHGRLDTRIPLTGKGDDIDIVSSQINAALDRLSGLVEGMKQVSANIAHDLKTPLNRLQMILEGAADKAAQDRDVSDDLADARAEGHQINETFDALLRIAQIEAGARKARFTDVDLGEILQTMAEIYTDVAEDDGKALSPTQRNETAERIHGDRELLMQMFANLVENALRHCPPGTTIKLSVTRQGNRILVTVADDGPGIAADEREKVFQRLYRLDHSRSTPGSGLGLSLVRAIADLHGASIALEDCQPGLAVVVGFPLAID
- a CDS encoding winged helix-turn-helix domain-containing protein codes for the protein MRLLLVEDDHRTADYIVKGLTEAGHVCDLLRNGHDGLFAATRGNYDVIVADRMIPGLDGLSMVKAVRAAGVRTPAIFLTSIGGVDDRVEGLEAGGDDYLVKPFAFSELLARINALGRRPAAQEQKTTLRVADLEMDLIMRRVVRQDQVIDLQPREFSLLEVLMRGEGRVITRTMLLERVWDFHFDPRTSVVETHISRLRAKVDKPFETQLIHTIRNTGYSLHAPLPS
- a CDS encoding COG4705 family protein, giving the protein MLAPHSHAAPSHNRVPDVTLDFWLIKLMAVTMGETAADYLAVNLGLGLTLTSLIMTGVLIVALVLQFAQKRYVPWAYWTAVVLISVVGTLITDNLVDNFGVRLQTTTIAFSVALVATFAVWYASERTLSIHTIFTTRREIFYWLAILFTFSLGTAAGDLVAESLDMGYLASGLMFGGAIVLIALAYYLIHLDAILAFWLAYILTRPLGASFGDLLSQPAEYGGLGFGTTFTSLIFLGCIVALVLYMTMRKNADELDEILLESD
- a CDS encoding methyltransferase family protein, whose product is MTYASLKPVSHAFVQRKRLIFVRVAAVLAVLLLFLTKPALSEGSNGHEMLEFFGFCLVLACVAGRLWSILYVGGKKNEELVSSGPFSMSQNPLYFFSTVGAVGIGLLYGSVLAALALGLASFLIFRVTARKEAAYLLGKFGPAYLAYTKRTPRFWPNPLIYSDGDQMEFSTRALKRTFFDGLYFLAIFPAIELVEYFREAGLLFPAFVTIY
- a CDS encoding peptidase C39 family protein; translation: MPASLLTSRASLTVFTSEDAAVWASLTAAVPAEIGDRLAALRRIAGVAGVAQYSDGRPEAIVVGQRRPAAAMMRIALFWSATSFVATDGPRLLETLEKEAHGQDVLCLRADEATVLGIGGQWERRDGFLQRWIGIEPSRRQELIPPSWPQTAGFTCGPSALAMAMAGLDPALLPDRALEVELWREATTIIGPSGPGGCDPYGLALAAHRRGLRVEVFISSAEPIFLDRAASEERRGLMSFVQTGFKRDVEAASVPIEPRAFAVEEIAQALDGGLLALVLIDQAPMMGYTCPHWVLVHSHGGGIYFLNDPWIEPDRLEQKTDVVDLPIMAAELDRMAWYGNPAYRAAVLVGPGSTTRKR
- a CDS encoding RidA family protein — protein: MPKQTFGTSHVPLSPAVRAGDFVYISGQVPVSDGIVVKGGITEQTEQVLANVKAALALAGCTLDDVVKTTVWLEDARDFGAFNAVYARHFPKNPPARTTVESRLMIDIKIEVEAVAYKPV
- a CDS encoding amidohydrolase/deacetylase family metallohydrolase; the protein is MQFDLLLKGGRLIDPASGIDAPRDVAIANGRVAAVEADLPAERANQVVDTTGCIVAPGLVDLHSHVYWGGTSLGVDADRLAAKSGTTTFIDAGSAGAGNFLGFRRHVMERSKVRILAYVNISFAGIFGFSQTVSVGECSDLNLCEPREVVAAAREHADVVVGVKVRSGKHAGGTSGIAPVDLALEAADQAGLPLMAHIDEPPPGRSEVLPRLRKGDILTHCFRPFPNAPVFASGAVRPDMRLARERGVIFDLGHGMGSFDFEVARAMLAEGLMPDVISSDVHLYCVDGPAFDILVCMSKLMALGMPLVEVLRAATQAPAQAIARPDLGTLAVGTVGDVAVLRQRSGRFTFVDAVGASLVADQRLVSEGIVVGGTWWPNEAVNDVSETEHFEAHANHTHVEVAARHFGHRHD
- a CDS encoding NAD(P)/FAD-dependent oxidoreductase, coding for MLEIAPTKQAAVWLDSLAQALEAGDIQAASNLFVDDCYWRDLLTFTWNVTTMEGRDTIAGMLTSTLATTKPTAWRLTGEATADEGTVEAWFTFETAVASGQGSLRLRDGRCRTLFTAMTDLKGFEERKGAERPLGVRHKADPERETWSEARARETRELGASEQPYCLVIGGGQGGIMLGARLRQLGVPTIVIEKNARPGDSWRNRYRTLVLHDPVWYDHLPYIPFPENWPVFTPKDKMGDWLEMYTRVMELNYWVATKCLSASYDETAKEWTVVVDRVGRQITLKPKHIVFATGAYGPPRKIDLAGADQFKGELLHSSQYSSGDKFRGKKVAVIGAASSGHDVCVDLWESGADVTMIQRSPTTVVKSSTLMEVGFEIFSESALARGITTEKADMIVASTPFALVPKGQRALYEVIKARDAAFYDRLRASGFAIDFGDDETGLLMKAYRTGSGYYIDVGASDLIIDGKIGIRSGVAIKSLTAKGILFEDGTELEADAIIACTGYQSMNEKVAALVSREVADKVGPCWGLGSGVKGDPGPWQGELRNMWKPTAQEALWFHGGNLALSRFYSKYVALQIKARMEGIATPVYGKPSNAG